The following are encoded together in the Cervus elaphus chromosome 30, mCerEla1.1, whole genome shotgun sequence genome:
- the TEX30 gene encoding testis-expressed protein 30 isoform X2 encodes MNLPHLTSLASHLASHGFFCLRFTCKGLNIVHRIKAYKSVLNYLKTSGEYKLAGVFLGGRSMGSRAAASVLCHVEPDDADDFVRGLICISYPLHHPKQQHKLRDEDLFRIKDPVLFVSGSADEMCEKNLLEKVAQKMQAPHKIHWIEKANHSMAVKGRSTNDVFKEINTQILFWIQEITETDRK; translated from the exons ATGAATCTCCCTCATTTGACATCACTGGCATCCCATCTTGCCTCTCATGGGTTTTTTTGCCTGAGATTTACCTGTAAAGGCCTTAATATTGTACATAGAATTAAGGCATATAAATCAGTTTTG AATTACTTAAAGACCTCAGGAGAATACAAACTTGCAGGTGTTTTCCTTGGAG GTCGTTCAATGGGCTCAAGAGCAGCTGCTTCTGTACTGTGTCATGTTGAGCCTGATGATGCTGATGATTTTGTTCGAGGTCTCATTTGTAtttcctatccactgcaccatcCAAAACAGCAGCATAAACTTAGAGATGAAGATCTCTTTCGTATAAAAGATCCTGTACTGTTTGTGTCAGGCTCAGCAGACGAAATGTGTGAAAAG aacttGTTGGAGAAAGTGGCACAGAAAATGCAAGCTCCTCATAAAATCCACTGGATTGAGAAGGCAAATCATTCCATGGCAGTGAAAGGACGGTCAACAAATgatgttttcaaagaaataaatacacagattttGTTTTGGATCCAGGAAATCACTGAAACGGACAGGAAATAA
- the TEX30 gene encoding testis-expressed protein 30 isoform X1, whose translation MSHTEVKLKVPFGNKLLDAVCLVPNKNLTYGVILTHGASGDMNLPHLTSLASHLASHGFFCLRFTCKGLNIVHRIKAYKSVLNYLKTSGEYKLAGVFLGGRSMGSRAAASVLCHVEPDDADDFVRGLICISYPLHHPKQQHKLRDEDLFRIKDPVLFVSGSADEMCEKNLLEKVAQKMQAPHKIHWIEKANHSMAVKGRSTNDVFKEINTQILFWIQEITETDRK comes from the exons ATGAGTCATACAGAG GTAAAATTAAAAGTACCTTTTGGAAATAAATTGCTAGATGCTGTTTGTTTGGTACCTAACAAGAACTTAACATATGGAGTCATTCTTACACATGGAGCATCAGGAGATATGAATCTCCCTCATTTGACATCACTGGCATCCCATCTTGCCTCTCATGGGTTTTTTTGCCTGAGATTTACCTGTAAAGGCCTTAATATTGTACATAGAATTAAGGCATATAAATCAGTTTTG AATTACTTAAAGACCTCAGGAGAATACAAACTTGCAGGTGTTTTCCTTGGAG GTCGTTCAATGGGCTCAAGAGCAGCTGCTTCTGTACTGTGTCATGTTGAGCCTGATGATGCTGATGATTTTGTTCGAGGTCTCATTTGTAtttcctatccactgcaccatcCAAAACAGCAGCATAAACTTAGAGATGAAGATCTCTTTCGTATAAAAGATCCTGTACTGTTTGTGTCAGGCTCAGCAGACGAAATGTGTGAAAAG aacttGTTGGAGAAAGTGGCACAGAAAATGCAAGCTCCTCATAAAATCCACTGGATTGAGAAGGCAAATCATTCCATGGCAGTGAAAGGACGGTCAACAAATgatgttttcaaagaaataaatacacagattttGTTTTGGATCCAGGAAATCACTGAAACGGACAGGAAATAA
- the POGLUT2 gene encoding protein O-glucosyltransferase 2 isoform X2 produces MYASYKNLKIEVKFQGQHVAKSPYILKGPVYHENCDCPLEDSAAWLREMNCPETFAQIHRDLVHFPTVDPEKIATEIPKRFGQRQSLCHYTLKDNKVYIKTHGEHVGFRIFMDAILLSLTRKVKMPDVEFFVNLGDWPLEKKKSSPHIHPIFSWCGSTDSKDIVMPTYDLTDSVLETMGRVSLDMMSVQANTGPPWESKNSTAVWRGRDSRKERLELVKLSRKHPELIDAAFTNFFFFKHDESLYGPIVKHISFFDFFKHKYQINVDGTVAAYRLPYLLVGDSVVLKQDSIYYEHFYNELQPWKHYIPVKSNLSDLLEKLQWAKDHDEEAKKIAKTGQEFARNNLMGDDIFCYYFKLFQEYASLQVSEPQIREGMVKVEPETDDDLFPCTCHRKKTKDEL; encoded by the exons ATGTACGCCAGCTACAAAAACCTGAAGATAGAAGTCAAATTCCAAGGTCAACATGTGGCCAAATctccatatattttaaaag GGCCGGTTTACCATGAGAACTGTGACTGTCCCTTGGAAGACAGTGCAGCCTGGCTACGGGAGATGAACTGCCCAGAAacctttgctcagattcacagaGATCTGGTGCATTTCCCTACCGTTGACCCGGAAAAGATTGCAACGGAGATCCCAAAAAGATTTGGACAAAGACAGAGCTTGTGTCATTACACCTTGAAGGATAACAAG GTTTATATCAAGACTCACGGCGAACACGTAGGTTTTAGAATTTTCATGGACGCCATACTACTTTCTTTGACTAGAAAA gTGAAGATGCCTGATGTGGAGTTTTTTGTTAATTTGGGAGACTGgcctttggaaaaaaagaaatccagtcCCCACATCCATCCGATCTTTTCCTGGTGCGGCTCCACGGACTCCAAGGATATTGTGATGCCCACCTACGACTTGACAGACTCTGTCCTGGAAACCATGGGCCG AGTCAGTCTGGATATGATGTCAGTGCAGGCCAACACGGGTCCTCCCTGGGAAAGCAAAAACTCCACCGCTGTCTGGAGAGGGCGAGACAGCCGGAAAGAGAGACTCGAGCTGGTTAAGCTGAGCAGGAAGCACCCGGAGCTTATCGACGCTGCCTTCACCAACTTCTTCTTCTTTAAACACGACGAAAGCCTGTATGGTCCCATCGTGAAACACATTTCATTTTTCGATTTCTTCAAG CACAAATATCAGATCAACGTCGATGGCACCGTGGCGGCCTACCGCCTGCCATATCTGCTGGTCGGTGACAGTGTGGTGCTGAAGCAGGACTCCATCTACTATGAGCACTTTTACAACGAATTACAGCCCTGGAAACACTACATTCCAGTTAAAAGCAACCTGAGTGATCTCCTGGAAAAACTTCAGTGGGCAAAAGATCACGATGAAGAG GCAAAGAAGATAGCCAAAACAGGACAAGAATTTGCAAGAAATAATCTCATGGGCGATGACATattctgttattattttaaacttttccag GAATATGCCAGTTTACAAGTGAGTGAGCCCCAGATCCGAGAGGGCATGGTGAAGGTAGAACCAGAGACCGACGATGACCTCTTTccttgcacgtgccacaggaagaaG ACCAAAGATGAACTGTGA
- the POGLUT2 gene encoding protein O-glucosyltransferase 2 isoform X1, which yields MFSILLLYCFFLGTVPALAESGGERRLSPEKSEVWGPGLKAAVVLPARYFYIQAVDTSGKKFTSSPGEKVFQIKISAPDEQFTRVGVQVLDRKDGSYIVRYRMYASYKNLKIEVKFQGQHVAKSPYILKGPVYHENCDCPLEDSAAWLREMNCPETFAQIHRDLVHFPTVDPEKIATEIPKRFGQRQSLCHYTLKDNKVYIKTHGEHVGFRIFMDAILLSLTRKVKMPDVEFFVNLGDWPLEKKKSSPHIHPIFSWCGSTDSKDIVMPTYDLTDSVLETMGRVSLDMMSVQANTGPPWESKNSTAVWRGRDSRKERLELVKLSRKHPELIDAAFTNFFFFKHDESLYGPIVKHISFFDFFKHKYQINVDGTVAAYRLPYLLVGDSVVLKQDSIYYEHFYNELQPWKHYIPVKSNLSDLLEKLQWAKDHDEEAKKIAKTGQEFARNNLMGDDIFCYYFKLFQEYASLQVSEPQIREGMVKVEPETDDDLFPCTCHRKKTKDEL from the exons ATGTTTAGCATTTTGCTGCTTTACTGCTTCTTTCTGGGGACCGTTCCAGCACTAGCCGAGAGCGGCGGAGAGAGGCGACTCAGCCCCGAGAAGAGCGAAGTATGGGGTCCCGGACTCAAGGCAGCCGTGGTCCTTCCCGCGCGCTATTTCTACATTCAGGCGGTGGACACTTCGGGCAAGAA ATTCACATCTTCTCCGGGTGAAAAAGTGTTCCAGATTAAAATCTCAGCCCCAGATGAGCAGTTCACTAGAGTTGGGGTCCAGGTTTTAGACCGAAAAGATGGGTCCTACATTGTAAGATACAGAATGTACGCCAGCTACAAAAACCTGAAGATAGAAGTCAAATTCCAAGGTCAACATGTGGCCAAATctccatatattttaaaag GGCCGGTTTACCATGAGAACTGTGACTGTCCCTTGGAAGACAGTGCAGCCTGGCTACGGGAGATGAACTGCCCAGAAacctttgctcagattcacagaGATCTGGTGCATTTCCCTACCGTTGACCCGGAAAAGATTGCAACGGAGATCCCAAAAAGATTTGGACAAAGACAGAGCTTGTGTCATTACACCTTGAAGGATAACAAG GTTTATATCAAGACTCACGGCGAACACGTAGGTTTTAGAATTTTCATGGACGCCATACTACTTTCTTTGACTAGAAAA gTGAAGATGCCTGATGTGGAGTTTTTTGTTAATTTGGGAGACTGgcctttggaaaaaaagaaatccagtcCCCACATCCATCCGATCTTTTCCTGGTGCGGCTCCACGGACTCCAAGGATATTGTGATGCCCACCTACGACTTGACAGACTCTGTCCTGGAAACCATGGGCCG AGTCAGTCTGGATATGATGTCAGTGCAGGCCAACACGGGTCCTCCCTGGGAAAGCAAAAACTCCACCGCTGTCTGGAGAGGGCGAGACAGCCGGAAAGAGAGACTCGAGCTGGTTAAGCTGAGCAGGAAGCACCCGGAGCTTATCGACGCTGCCTTCACCAACTTCTTCTTCTTTAAACACGACGAAAGCCTGTATGGTCCCATCGTGAAACACATTTCATTTTTCGATTTCTTCAAG CACAAATATCAGATCAACGTCGATGGCACCGTGGCGGCCTACCGCCTGCCATATCTGCTGGTCGGTGACAGTGTGGTGCTGAAGCAGGACTCCATCTACTATGAGCACTTTTACAACGAATTACAGCCCTGGAAACACTACATTCCAGTTAAAAGCAACCTGAGTGATCTCCTGGAAAAACTTCAGTGGGCAAAAGATCACGATGAAGAG GCAAAGAAGATAGCCAAAACAGGACAAGAATTTGCAAGAAATAATCTCATGGGCGATGACATattctgttattattttaaacttttccag GAATATGCCAGTTTACAAGTGAGTGAGCCCCAGATCCGAGAGGGCATGGTGAAGGTAGAACCAGAGACCGACGATGACCTCTTTccttgcacgtgccacaggaagaaG ACCAAAGATGAACTGTGA